A region of Candidatus Baltobacteraceae bacterium DNA encodes the following proteins:
- the purB gene encoding adenylosuccinate lyase, which yields MDYQAYASPFSWRYGRAELRTLFSELERRKLWRQVWVALAQAQSASGLVSAEELADIRAHAGEVDIEAALAIEREIHHDLMAEIRVFASQATLGGGKIHFGSTSMDIEDTVETYRLRRGLALVGRALDDLLASFAVKIRENADLVCMAFTHLQPAEPTTLGYRFAVYAQDLLIDDAALRFAFENLTAKGLRGAVGTSASYEQLFNGSGASAAMEREVLEHFGLEAREISTQTYPRKLDYLLLTALAGVGASLSKFAADVRILSSPEFGEVFEPFGKTQVGSSAMPFKRNPIMCERIDSLARLLPGYADVAWQNAATNYLERTLDDSANRRTILPEALLCVDEIVSLAQRVVDGLRIDTRRIAQNLRTYGPFAGTESVMMEAVRAGGNRQELHESLRGAAMESWNAIAAGADNPLGQLLAEDPELTARVDPAEIRRMLDPTTHVGTAPQRARQLAEKLESLAPFPTQKEVTTP from the coding sequence ATGGATTATCAAGCATACGCTTCGCCGTTCTCGTGGAGATACGGCCGCGCAGAACTTCGCACGTTATTTTCAGAACTGGAACGCCGCAAGCTCTGGCGCCAGGTTTGGGTCGCGCTCGCGCAGGCCCAGTCCGCGTCGGGGCTGGTCTCGGCCGAGGAGCTCGCCGACATTCGCGCGCACGCGGGTGAGGTCGATATCGAAGCGGCGCTCGCGATCGAACGCGAGATTCATCACGATCTGATGGCCGAGATTCGGGTCTTCGCGTCGCAGGCAACCCTTGGCGGCGGCAAGATCCATTTCGGCTCGACCTCGATGGATATCGAAGACACCGTGGAGACCTATCGCTTGCGGCGCGGTCTCGCGCTCGTGGGCCGCGCGCTCGACGATTTGCTCGCGAGTTTCGCCGTGAAGATTCGCGAGAATGCCGACCTCGTATGCATGGCGTTCACGCATCTGCAGCCGGCCGAACCAACGACCCTCGGCTATCGGTTCGCGGTCTACGCGCAAGATCTGCTGATCGACGACGCGGCTCTGCGCTTTGCATTTGAGAATTTGACCGCGAAGGGGCTGCGCGGCGCCGTCGGAACGTCGGCGTCGTACGAGCAGCTCTTTAACGGCTCGGGCGCGTCGGCGGCGATGGAACGCGAAGTGCTCGAACACTTCGGATTGGAAGCGCGCGAGATCAGCACGCAAACCTATCCGCGCAAACTCGATTACCTGCTGCTCACGGCGCTGGCCGGTGTGGGCGCCTCGCTCTCGAAGTTTGCGGCCGACGTGCGCATCCTCAGCTCGCCCGAATTCGGCGAGGTCTTCGAACCGTTCGGCAAAACGCAGGTCGGCAGTTCGGCGATGCCGTTCAAGCGCAATCCCATCATGTGCGAACGGATCGATTCGCTCGCGCGCCTGCTCCCGGGATACGCCGACGTCGCTTGGCAAAATGCCGCGACCAACTATTTGGAACGCACGCTCGACGACAGCGCGAATCGTAGGACGATTCTTCCCGAAGCGCTGCTCTGCGTCGACGAGATCGTCTCGCTCGCACAGCGCGTCGTCGACGGACTGCGCATCGATACGCGCCGCATCGCGCAGAATCTGCGCACGTACGGTCCGTTTGCGGGAACCGAATCGGTGATGATGGAGGCCGTGCGCGCCGGCGGCAACCGCCAGGAACTGCACGAATCGCTGCGCGGCGCAGCCATGGAGTCCTGGAACGCGATCGCCGCCGGCGCCGACAACCCGCTCGGCCAGCTGCTGGCCGAGGATCCCGAACTCACCGCGCGAGTAGACCCCGCCGAAATCCGCCGCATGCTCGACCCAACCACCCACGTCGGCACCGCCCCCCAACGCGCCCGCCAACTCGCCGAAAAACTCGAATCCCTCGCCCCCTTCCCAACCCAAAAAGAAGTGACTACACCATGA
- the mtnA gene encoding S-methyl-5-thioribose-1-phosphate isomerase — protein MTLPALTPVTWKEDAIEYIDQRLLPHELRTVSARGIDEIEAAIKTLAVRGAPAIGIFGAYAVALLRKTLADDGAFAAAAQRVRGARPTAVNLMWAVDRVLASGDMLAEARAIHDEQLAMDRAIGEAALELFPKTARVLTHCNTGPLATGGEGTALGAIVAAHRAGRSLRVYVDETRPLMQGSRLTYLELTRAGVEATLLVDSAAAIAMQRKAIDLVIVGADRIARNGDTANKIGTYGLAILAAHHGIPFYVAAPRSTIDFTLATGTQIPIEERSHDEVAGFGGVRAAMEGAHAFNPAFDVTPGHLVSAFVTEYGILRSPYPETIPELEYRPRYFQMATARRSPAQ, from the coding sequence GTGACTCTACCAGCGCTTACGCCCGTTACGTGGAAAGAAGATGCGATCGAGTATATCGATCAGCGCCTGCTTCCGCACGAGCTTCGTACGGTTTCAGCCCGCGGCATCGACGAGATCGAAGCGGCGATCAAAACGCTCGCAGTTCGGGGCGCGCCGGCGATCGGAATCTTCGGCGCCTACGCCGTCGCGCTGCTGCGCAAAACGCTCGCCGACGACGGAGCGTTCGCGGCCGCCGCCCAACGCGTGCGCGGCGCGCGGCCGACGGCCGTTAACTTGATGTGGGCCGTCGATCGCGTGCTCGCAAGCGGCGACATGCTCGCCGAGGCGCGCGCGATTCACGACGAGCAGCTCGCGATGGATCGCGCGATAGGCGAGGCGGCGCTCGAACTCTTTCCAAAGACCGCCCGCGTGCTGACCCACTGCAACACCGGTCCGCTCGCTACGGGCGGCGAAGGCACGGCCCTTGGGGCGATCGTTGCCGCGCATCGCGCCGGGCGGAGCCTTCGCGTGTACGTGGACGAAACGCGCCCACTGATGCAGGGATCGCGGCTGACGTATCTGGAGTTGACGCGCGCGGGCGTCGAGGCGACGCTGCTGGTGGATAGCGCGGCCGCCATCGCCATGCAGCGCAAAGCGATCGACCTGGTGATCGTCGGCGCGGATCGCATCGCGCGAAACGGCGATACTGCGAATAAGATCGGCACGTACGGCCTGGCGATTCTCGCCGCGCACCACGGCATTCCGTTCTACGTTGCGGCGCCGCGCTCGACGATCGATTTCACACTCGCGACCGGAACGCAGATTCCGATCGAAGAGCGGTCGCACGACGAGGTAGCGGGTTTCGGCGGCGTGCGAGCGGCCATGGAAGGCGCACACGCATTCAATCCGGCGTTCGACGTGACCCCGGGCCATCTCGTGAGCGCGTTCGTCACCGAGTACGGCATCCTGCGCTCGCCGTATCCGGAAACGATTCCCGAACTGGAATATCGCCCGCGCTATTTTCAGATGGCAACCGCGAGGCGCTCGCCCGCGCAATGA
- a CDS encoding zinc-ribbon domain containing protein, with protein sequence MLLCKECGGQFAFTARDQQFYAEKGFQNEPQRCRDCRLARKGQTAGAAGMPRANFEAICAECGTTTTVPFRPRGDRPVYCRTCFTSRVPVAVG encoded by the coding sequence ATGCTCCTTTGCAAAGAGTGCGGAGGACAGTTCGCATTTACGGCTCGCGACCAGCAATTTTACGCCGAAAAAGGGTTTCAGAACGAACCCCAGCGTTGCCGCGATTGCCGCCTGGCTCGCAAGGGACAGACCGCCGGAGCCGCCGGAATGCCGCGAGCGAACTTCGAGGCGATTTGCGCGGAGTGCGGGACGACGACCACGGTTCCGTTCCGCCCGCGGGGCGATCGGCCGGTCTATTGCCGGACGTGCTTTACCTCGCGCGTACCGGTTGCAGTAGGCTAG
- the ribH gene encoding 6,7-dimethyl-8-ribityllumazine synthase yields MTKRDDAGGAKASAPDCAGKRFAIVSARFYGDLADWLEDGAKRALRDCNVRDEDVQVYHVPGCFELPLAASRLIAADEADAVVALGVVIRGETPHFDFVAGECARGIMNVQLGLGAPVGFGVLTTETLAQAQERADPKRGDKGYEAAIAAASLLQIPREEKKAPVGFRA; encoded by the coding sequence ATGACCAAACGCGACGACGCGGGCGGCGCTAAGGCGAGCGCGCCGGATTGTGCGGGAAAGCGATTTGCCATCGTCTCGGCGCGCTTCTACGGCGACCTCGCCGATTGGCTTGAGGACGGCGCGAAGCGGGCGCTGCGCGACTGCAACGTGCGCGATGAAGACGTGCAGGTCTATCACGTCCCAGGCTGCTTCGAGTTGCCGCTGGCGGCGAGCCGGCTGATCGCCGCCGACGAAGCGGATGCGGTCGTCGCGCTCGGCGTGGTGATTCGCGGCGAGACGCCGCACTTCGACTTCGTTGCCGGCGAGTGCGCGCGCGGGATCATGAACGTGCAGCTCGGGCTCGGCGCCCCCGTCGGCTTCGGCGTGCTGACGACCGAGACGCTCGCCCAAGCGCAGGAGCGCGCCGATCCCAAGCGCGGCGACAAGGGCTACGAGGCGGCCATCGCAGCGGCGTCCCTTCTGCAGATCCCGCGCGAAGAGAAGAAGGCGCCGGTCGGTTTCCGCGCCTGA